CAATCCTTGATCGGTGGGGAAAAGCCCCCACGCGGGGCAATCAGCTGCGCCGCGCGCTCCTGAACCCGTTGGTGATCGGGTAGCGCCGGTCGCGGCCGAAATTCTTGCGCGTCAGCTTGACGCCGGGCGGGGCCTGCCGCCTTTTGTACTCGGCGATGTACAGCAGGTGCTCGATCCGTGCAACAGCCGATGCGTCATGGCCGCGTGCCACAACCTCGGCAACCGACATTTCCTCGTCAACCAGACAGCGCAGCATGTCATCCAGCGCCTCATAGGGCGGCAGGCTGTCCTCGTCCTTCTGGTCGGGGCGGAGCTCGGCGGTCGGCGGCTTCGAAATGATATTCTCGGGGATTACGATGCCACCCGGCCCTTTGGCGCCCGGCGGCACATGGGCATTGCGCCAGCGCGCCAGCGCAAAGACATCCATCTTGTAGACATCCTTCAGGATATTGTAGCCGCCGCACATATCGCCGTAGAGCGTGGCATAGCCGACCGACATTTCAGACTTGTTGCCCGTGGTCAGCACCATCTTGCCGAACTTGTTGGAAAGCGCCATCAGCGTCACGCCGCGCAGGCGCGACTGGACATTCTCTTCCGTCGTGTCGGCATTGCTGCCCTTGAACGCCTCGGCCAGCATCACATCCATCGCTTCCACGCCGGGCGCGATGGAGATGATATCATAGCGCGCACCTAGGGCTTCCGCGCATTCCTTGGCATCCGCATGGCTTTCGCCCGAGGTATAGCGCGACGGCATCATCACGCAGTGCACGGCATCGGCCCCAAGCGCATCCACGGCAACAGCGGCCGAAAGCGCGCTGTCGATCCCGCCGGACATGCCAAGAATGACGCCTGGGAAACGGTTTTTACCGACATAATCCCGGAGCGCCAGGATCATCGCCTGATACAGGCCTTCCATCCGGTCGGGATCATAGCCCCGATGCCCGCCAGCGACCACATAGCCTTGGTCAGTTGCGTCAAGCCGCACAAGCATGCCCTGGCTCGCCCATGCATCCATGGTGACAGCAAGGCGGCCATCGCGGTCCATCGCAAAGCTTGCACCATCGAACACGAGCTCGTCCTGCCCGCCAAGCTGATTGCAATAAAGGAGCGGCACGCCGGTTTCGGTCACGCGGTTGCGGGCATGGGCAACACGTTCGCCGCCTTTACCATCCTCGAACGGGCTGCCGTTCGGCACGAGCATGAAATCGACATCATTGGCCGCAAAATGGCTGGAAACGTGGGAGAACCACATGTCTTCGCACACCATCAGGCCGATGCGCACACCGCGAAACTCGACGGGGTCAGGCAGATTGCCCGGCGCGAAAACGCGCTTCTCGTCAAACACACCATAGTTCGGCAGTTCATGTTTGAACCGCACGGCTTCGATCCGGCCACCCGCGAGCAGCAGTGCAGCATTATGGAGCCCGGCTTCCGATAGCCACGGCGTGCCGACCACAAGGCCCGGACCACCCGCTGCTGTCAGGGCAGCAAGGCGTTCAACTGCGGCTTCGGCCTCACGCACGAAAAAGGGCTTCAGGACCAGATCTTCGGGTGGATAGCCAACCACCGAAAGCTCCGGTGTCAGCACCAGATCGGCGCCGTGCGCCTTGCCTGCTTCCCATGCTGCGCCAATGAGCGCTTCGTTCGCGGCAATCGCCCCGACGGTGGGGTTGATCTGCGCCATCCATATGGAAAATGCTTGTGTCATGCCATGCTTTTAGCCAACGGCGGGAGGGGCGGCAAGCGGCATTCTGGGCAGCCACAAGATCGATAGGCATTTTAATAAAATTGTGATAGCGTCCCTCTTGCCTGTGTATATTTGAGGGCGCGGGCCAACGGGGGAATAAGGACTAGCCGGGGGGCGAAGGGTGCAACTGCCAGCACCTGTCCAGACATCTCCAGATTCCAGTGCCGGATCGGCTGATTGCCGTACCGGAGCGTCCTCAGCAGGCATGTTCCGTGTTTGCAGTTTCATGCAATTATGGAAAGGGGGGCATTGATGGGATTTTTCAAATCCACTCTTTTTGCCATCAAGCTGTTCTTCTCCGTCCCGGCCTATGCGTAAGCGGACCGTGAGATAGTACCGAATACCTTGAAGCGTGCGGCCATGCCATGCCCGGCATGGCCGTTTCCATTTGGGCTCAGAAGGGCACGTCCGAGCGGAAGGTGAGCGCCTCGCCCGTGGCCGGGTGCGTGAAGGAAAGCTCGGTCGCATGCAGGCAAAGGCGCGGGGCTGCAGCCCTGCCCGCGGGTGTGGCGTAAAGCGGATCGCCGATGATCGGATGCCCCAGCGCCTGCATATGCACCCTCAGCTGGTGGGAACGCCCGGTGACAGGATAAAGCGCCACCCGCGTGTTGCCGCCCTCGCGCGCCAGAACCTTGTACCGCGTCAACGACGGTTTGCCGTTCTCGTGGTCGACCATATGTTTCGGGCGGTTCGGCCAATCCACGATCAGCGGCAGGTTCACCTCGCCCTCGTCCGAAGCCACATTGCCTTCAACGAGTGCGGTATAGAATTTATCCGTTTCGCGGTTTTCAAACTGGCGGCTGATATGGCGGTGCGCCTCCATATTCAACGCCATCACCATGATGCCACTGGTATCGAGATCCAGCCGGTGAACGACCGTGGCGGTGCGCCGATCCTTCTGCACGCGCCAGGCAAGGCTGTCGCGCATCTCGCGCCCGCGCCCGGGCACAGAAAGAAGCCCGCTCGGCTTATCAAGCACGATGATATCCGCGTCCTCGTAAAGGACGGTCAGCCACGGCTCGGTCGGCGGATCATAGACAAAATCAGGAAGGCTCATGCGATCCCCATAAAAAGTCATGCCGGGCTTGACCCGGCATCCAGCGTCTACAGAAGACTGGACCCCGGCTCAAGGCCGGGGTGACAATATTTATCAGGCAGCAGCGCTTGCCGCCATCGCGTCGCGTTCTTCCTTCAGGGCTTCCGCCAGCTGGAAGGCAAGCTCGATCGACTGGCTGGCATTGAGGCGCGGATCACAGTGCGTGTGATAGCGGCTCGCCAGGCCTTCCTCGGTGATCGCCACGGCGCCGCCGGTGCATTCGGTGACATTCTGACCGGTCAGCTCCAGATGGATGCCGCCGGCATAGGTGCCCTCGGCGCGGTGAACGCTGAACACCTGCTTCACTTCCTTCAGCACGCGGTCGAACGGGCGGGTTTTCAGGCCGCCAGCCGCTTTCACCGTGTTGCCGTGCATGGGATCGCACGACCAGACAACGGTACGGCCTTCGGATTTCACGCGGCGCAGCAGGCGCGGCAGGTATTCTTCCACCTTGTCGGCACCGAAACGGGTGATCAGCGTAAGCCGGCCCGCTTCGTTCGAGGGATTGAGCTTGTCGATCAGGCGAATGAGATCATCCGGGTCGGTCGACGGGCCAACCTTCGAGGCAATCGGGTTGCCGATGCCGGAGAGGAATTCCACATGAGCACCATCAACCTGACGGGTACGGTCGCCAACCCACAGGAAGTGGGCCGAGGTGTCGTACCAGCGACCGCTGGTGCTGTCGATGCGGGTCATGGCCTGCTCGTAGCCCAGAAGCAGCGCTTCGTGGCTGGTGTAGAAGTCCGTGCCCTGCAGTTGCGGGATCTCGGCCGGATGGATGCCGCAGGCTTCCATGAAGGCAAGCGCATTGCCGATCTGGTCGGCGATTGCCTTGTAGCGCTCGCCCGCGCCGCTTTGCGACACGAAATCGAGGTTCCACTGGTGCACCGACATCAGGTTGGCATAGCCACCCTGCGCGAAGGCACGCAGCAGGTTGAGCGTTGCAGCAGCCTGGCTGTAGGCCTTCAGCATGCGGGCGGGATCGGGCAGGCGCGCGCCTTCCTCAAACTCCATCCCGTTGATGATGTCACCCCGGTAGCTCGGCAGCTCCACGCCATCGATGGTTTCGGTGCCAGCCGAGCGCGGCTTGGCGAACTGGCCGGCCATACGGCCGAGCTTCACCACAGGGCAGCTGGCGGCGAAGGTCAGCACGACCGCCATCTGCAGCAGCACCCGGAAGGTGTCGCGAATATTGTTCGGATGGAACTCGGCAAAGCTTTCGGCGCAGTCGCCCCCCTGCAGGAGGAACGCCTTGC
The Gimibacter soli DNA segment above includes these coding regions:
- a CDS encoding NAD+ synthase — protein: MTQAFSIWMAQINPTVGAIAANEALIGAAWEAGKAHGADLVLTPELSVVGYPPEDLVLKPFFVREAEAAVERLAALTAAGGPGLVVGTPWLSEAGLHNAALLLAGGRIEAVRFKHELPNYGVFDEKRVFAPGNLPDPVEFRGVRIGLMVCEDMWFSHVSSHFAANDVDFMLVPNGSPFEDGKGGERVAHARNRVTETGVPLLYCNQLGGQDELVFDGASFAMDRDGRLAVTMDAWASQGMLVRLDATDQGYVVAGGHRGYDPDRMEGLYQAMILALRDYVGKNRFPGVILGMSGGIDSALSAAVAVDALGADAVHCVMMPSRYTSGESHADAKECAEALGARYDIISIAPGVEAMDVMLAEAFKGSNADTTEENVQSRLRGVTLMALSNKFGKMVLTTGNKSEMSVGYATLYGDMCGGYNILKDVYKMDVFALARWRNAHVPPGAKGPGGIVIPENIISKPPTAELRPDQKDEDSLPPYEALDDMLRCLVDEEMSVAEVVARGHDASAVARIEHLLYIAEYKRRQAPPGVKLTRKNFGRDRRYPITNGFRSARRS
- a CDS encoding RluA family pseudouridine synthase; translated protein: MSLPDFVYDPPTEPWLTVLYEDADIIVLDKPSGLLSVPGRGREMRDSLAWRVQKDRRTATVVHRLDLDTSGIMVMALNMEAHRHISRQFENRETDKFYTALVEGNVASDEGEVNLPLIVDWPNRPKHMVDHENGKPSLTRYKVLAREGGNTRVALYPVTGRSHQLRVHMQALGHPIIGDPLYATPAGRAAAPRLCLHATELSFTHPATGEALTFRSDVPF
- a CDS encoding class II 3-deoxy-7-phosphoheptulonate synthase → MSDWRPDSWRSRPVVQVPDYPDSERLGQVERELSSYPPLVFAGEARRLKAQLAQVANGKAFLLQGGDCAESFAEFHPNNIRDTFRVLLQMAVVLTFAASCPVVKLGRMAGQFAKPRSAGTETIDGVELPSYRGDIINGMEFEEGARLPDPARMLKAYSQAAATLNLLRAFAQGGYANLMSVHQWNLDFVSQSGAGERYKAIADQIGNALAFMEACGIHPAEIPQLQGTDFYTSHEALLLGYEQAMTRIDSTSGRWYDTSAHFLWVGDRTRQVDGAHVEFLSGIGNPIASKVGPSTDPDDLIRLIDKLNPSNEAGRLTLITRFGADKVEEYLPRLLRRVKSEGRTVVWSCDPMHGNTVKAAGGLKTRPFDRVLKEVKQVFSVHRAEGTYAGGIHLELTGQNVTECTGGAVAITEEGLASRYHTHCDPRLNASQSIELAFQLAEALKEERDAMAASAAA